In the Ilumatobacteraceae bacterium genome, one interval contains:
- a CDS encoding branched-chain amino acid ABC transporter permease/ATP-binding protein, which produces MNEVIRFALLGLGVGALYAFGSQGLIVIYRGTGVLNFSLGATAIAGVFVQWELQYEHGWPFVAAAVVGVALSALLGALTHWVIMRPLRRASSLVRVIATLGVLITVQAGVVIRYGSAPRQVDSWLPTDRVTLWGDVGITVDRFILIGIAGVSAFCLWLLYRSSQFGLATEAVSESERSASAVGVSPNRIAVLNWSLGSALAAFAGILVVPIITLQVTSMTSLVLAALAAALVADFRSFPIATAAGVGLGVGQTLVGRFVDQQGLGPSLPFLVIIVFLVLRGRSLPLRDYFLRELPMIGNGRMSWDWTIFGSLVVIFLMLTKQAKWVDAITVSLGVSIVLLSIVVLTGYAGQLSLAQYSMAGFGAWVAGRLVAVYDIPFLLGLVAGVAAAVPLGLAFALPAVRTRGINLAIVTLGLGTTMELMLFRNRDYTGGVQGTQVGNPDLFGFDIGSINHPARYGIFTLAMALLAVWVISNVRRGRSGRRLIAVRTNERAAAALGIDVMAAKLFAFAFAAAIAALGGILLAFRLSSISYQSFTNFTSVTYVGLALVGGVGHLLGAFVGALMATAGVNQEVLESTWGGVGKWIQLISGIAILLTVLAYQDGVAAEWVKIFRFFKKARKWGRSYIIELADVAAPMPEDGHLVKVPPRTLSMEGLTVRYGAVVAVNDVSHRVEPGRVTGLIGPNGAGKTSLIDALSGFTSAEGRVMLDDVDLSNQSATRRARAGVARSFQSLELFEDSTVFENLSVAADPQDLRSYLRDLVQPVNPPFPPEVVRAIKEFQLDEDLHRDVKDLSYGKRRLLAIARAVAMHPSVLLLDEPAAGLSSAESAELARVVRRLADDWGMAILVVEHDMEFVMGVCDEVIVLDFGTKIASGVPEDVQSNPAVIAAYLGDETDHDDEVEIDESDRTVSTIGGTS; this is translated from the coding sequence ATGAACGAAGTCATCAGATTCGCGCTGCTGGGGCTCGGGGTCGGAGCGTTGTACGCGTTCGGCTCGCAGGGCCTCATCGTCATCTACCGCGGCACCGGCGTCCTCAACTTCTCGCTCGGCGCGACTGCGATCGCCGGGGTCTTCGTGCAGTGGGAACTCCAGTACGAGCACGGCTGGCCGTTCGTCGCCGCGGCGGTCGTCGGCGTCGCGCTCTCGGCGCTGCTCGGTGCACTGACCCACTGGGTGATCATGCGCCCCCTTCGGCGCGCCAGCTCACTCGTCCGGGTGATCGCCACGCTCGGTGTGCTCATCACGGTCCAGGCCGGGGTCGTGATCCGCTACGGCTCGGCGCCACGTCAGGTCGACAGCTGGCTCCCGACCGACCGGGTGACCCTGTGGGGCGACGTCGGTATCACCGTCGACCGCTTCATCCTGATCGGCATCGCCGGTGTGTCGGCATTCTGCTTGTGGCTGCTCTACCGATCCAGCCAGTTCGGTCTCGCGACCGAAGCGGTGTCGGAGAGCGAGCGCTCGGCGTCCGCCGTTGGCGTGTCACCCAACCGGATCGCCGTGTTGAACTGGTCGCTCGGTTCGGCACTCGCCGCCTTCGCCGGCATCCTCGTCGTGCCGATCATCACCTTGCAGGTCACGTCGATGACCTCGCTCGTGCTGGCCGCGCTGGCCGCGGCGCTCGTCGCCGACTTCCGGTCGTTCCCGATCGCCACCGCCGCCGGTGTGGGGCTCGGGGTCGGCCAGACGTTGGTGGGTCGCTTCGTCGATCAGCAGGGACTCGGCCCGTCGCTGCCGTTCCTCGTGATCATCGTGTTCCTGGTCCTCCGCGGACGGTCGCTGCCGCTGCGCGACTATTTCCTGCGGGAGTTGCCCATGATCGGCAACGGTCGCATGTCGTGGGATTGGACGATCTTCGGGTCGCTGGTCGTCATCTTCCTCATGCTCACCAAGCAGGCCAAGTGGGTCGACGCGATCACGGTGTCGCTGGGCGTCTCGATCGTGCTGCTGTCGATCGTGGTGCTGACCGGTTACGCGGGACAGCTCTCCCTCGCGCAGTACTCGATGGCCGGATTCGGTGCCTGGGTCGCCGGTCGGCTCGTCGCGGTCTACGACATCCCGTTCCTGCTCGGTCTCGTCGCCGGTGTCGCCGCCGCCGTGCCGCTCGGTCTGGCGTTTGCGCTGCCGGCCGTGCGCACCCGCGGCATCAACCTCGCAATCGTCACGCTCGGACTCGGCACCACGATGGAACTGATGCTGTTCCGGAACCGGGACTACACCGGCGGGGTGCAGGGCACCCAGGTCGGTAATCCGGATCTGTTCGGCTTCGACATCGGTTCGATCAACCATCCGGCTCGTTACGGCATCTTCACGCTCGCGATGGCGCTGCTGGCGGTGTGGGTGATCTCGAACGTGCGACGCGGCCGGAGTGGTCGTCGCCTGATCGCGGTCCGTACCAACGAGCGCGCGGCCGCTGCGCTGGGCATCGACGTGATGGCCGCCAAGCTCTTCGCGTTCGCGTTCGCCGCTGCGATCGCGGCGTTGGGCGGCATCCTCCTGGCGTTCCGTCTCAGCTCGATCAGCTACCAGTCGTTCACCAACTTCACGTCGGTCACCTACGTCGGTTTGGCGCTGGTCGGTGGCGTCGGCCACCTCCTCGGTGCGTTCGTCGGTGCGTTGATGGCGACGGCCGGTGTCAACCAGGAGGTCCTCGAATCGACCTGGGGCGGCGTCGGCAAGTGGATCCAGCTGATCAGCGGCATCGCGATCCTCCTCACCGTGCTCGCCTACCAGGACGGTGTCGCCGCCGAGTGGGTGAAGATCTTCCGGTTCTTCAAGAAGGCCCGCAAGTGGGGGCGCTCGTACATCATCGAACTCGCCGACGTCGCTGCGCCGATGCCCGAGGACGGCCACTTGGTCAAGGTGCCACCACGAACGCTGTCGATGGAAGGCCTCACGGTCCGTTACGGCGCGGTGGTCGCGGTCAACGACGTCTCCCACCGGGTCGAGCCCGGACGGGTGACCGGCCTGATCGGTCCGAACGGTGCCGGCAAGACATCGCTGATCGACGCGCTGAGCGGCTTCACGTCGGCCGAGGGCCGAGTCATGCTCGACGACGTCGACCTCTCGAACCAGTCGGCGACGCGACGGGCGCGAGCGGGTGTGGCCCGGTCGTTCCAGTCGCTCGAACTCTTCGAGGACTCGACCGTGTTCGAGAACCTCAGCGTGGCCGCCGACCCGCAGGACCTCCGTTCGTATCTTCGCGACCTCGTGCAGCCGGTCAACCCGCCATTCCCACCCGAGGTCGTCCGGGCGATCAAGGAGTTCCAGCTCGACGAGGATCTCCACCGCGACGTGAAGGATCTGTCGTACGGCAAGCGACGACTGCTCGCGATCGCCCGCGCCGTTGCGATGCACCCGAGCGTGCTCCTCCTCGACGAACCGGCCGCCGGTCTGAGTTCGGCCGAGAGCGCCGAACTGGCCCGAGTCGTCCGCCGCCTCGCCGACGACTGGGGCATGGCGATCCTGGTGGTCGAGCACGACATGGAGTTCGTGATGGGGGTGTGCGACGAGGTGATCGTCCTCGACTTCGGCACCAAGATCGCCTCGGGTGTGCCCGAGGACGTCCAGTCGAACCCGGCCGTGATCGCCGCCTACCTCGGTGACGAGACCGACCACGACGACGAGGTCGAGATCGACGAGTCGGATCGAACCGTGTCGACGATCGGAGGGACGTCGTGA
- a CDS encoding ABC transporter ATP-binding protein, which translates to MNTQLSPVVRPLLQTRNLKAGYQGREVVRKVDLTVRRGEVVCLLGPNGAGKTTTLLTIAGELAPVDGIVLFDNVPTFTPMYQRVRNGIGLVTEERLVFTKMSARDNLRIGGGDVERALALFPELEPRLSVRGGMLSGGEQQMLALARALSLDPKLLLADELSLGLAPKIVDRLLGAVRTAADDHGTGALIVEQHARKALKYADRMYLMARGQVLLELPADEAIERLDEIEEAYLRGTSETEEDHIEHKRRKDKKKAWRRLRVRERELARLTGRIVSTRREEDDDHYLEIERVRRDRSMRARK; encoded by the coding sequence GTGAACACCCAACTCTCACCGGTGGTGCGACCGCTGCTGCAGACCCGCAACCTCAAGGCCGGCTATCAGGGTCGCGAGGTGGTCCGAAAGGTCGACCTGACCGTGCGGCGCGGCGAGGTCGTGTGCCTGCTCGGCCCGAACGGCGCCGGCAAGACCACCACGCTGCTCACCATCGCCGGCGAGCTGGCGCCGGTCGACGGCATCGTGCTGTTCGACAACGTGCCGACGTTCACACCGATGTACCAGCGGGTGCGCAACGGCATCGGCCTGGTCACCGAGGAGCGCCTGGTCTTCACCAAGATGTCAGCGCGTGACAACCTGCGGATCGGCGGCGGCGACGTCGAACGGGCACTCGCGCTGTTCCCCGAGCTCGAGCCGCGGCTGTCGGTCCGCGGCGGGATGCTCTCGGGCGGTGAGCAGCAAATGCTCGCGCTCGCACGGGCGCTCAGCCTCGACCCGAAGCTGCTGCTCGCGGACGAGTTGTCGCTCGGGCTCGCGCCGAAGATCGTCGACCGTCTGCTCGGAGCGGTCCGGACCGCGGCCGACGACCACGGCACGGGTGCCCTGATCGTCGAACAGCATGCGCGCAAGGCGCTCAAGTACGCCGACCGCATGTATCTCATGGCGCGCGGACAGGTACTGCTCGAACTCCCGGCCGACGAGGCGATCGAACGACTCGACGAGATCGAGGAGGCGTACCTGCGCGGCACCTCCGAGACCGAGGAAGACCACATCGAACACAAGCGCCGGAAAGACAAGAAGAAGGCATGGCGACGTCTGCGGGTTCGTGAACGCGAGCTGGCGCGACTGACCGGACGAATCGTCTCCACCAGGAGGGAAGAGGATGATGACCACTACTTGGAGATCGAGCGCGTTCGGCGTGACCGGTCGATGCGAGCAAGGAAGTAA
- a CDS encoding DUF3556 domain-containing protein, with protein MGYRTAELPPVDLDEFAKIPFMERMKMLQLHWVEQGFGTPKQTGTFYAWKIFLYALFGLIFAGAFTAGLEFNDIGGWWDEPILYQKLMIWTILMEIMGLAATCGPLAFHFDPPIGGILYWWQNDTLRVPPYPNHVPFTKGSRRTPWDTGIYKLILASLILLLFLSGDPVEGLPEGRAGMLPQWAILIYCGLIITMGLRDKVVFLSSRAEQYVPTLLCFGLMTNFVDMIVAAKIFIVVVWMGAGFSKLQHGFSSTVSIMVQNTPWVTSDKFRKATVKDYPNDIRPSRITHLMAHIGGTTCEIVMPLVLLFSPWPWMTWIAIVSIWALHTFIISTFPLAVPLEWNVFFMFCAAFLFGNFKAGEGYGVGDMDPLLLAVVVGVALFPIVLGALRPQYVSFLVGMKQYAGNWASATFSLRNKEIEDRINEKIVKAADNQIDQLEPLFGKEISEIFIQKAVAFRMMHPMGRMHISGLMCHVDSLDDRIQREGEFLSNVLTGWNFGDGHCLDERLIAAWQERCEYEPGDVVAVFTESQPAFSKKVQYRVIDAALGTVEKGWYHNDDAYHEQPWLPNGPIPHTVTWRLEDYEPQGVPHPGTGGR; from the coding sequence ATGGGCTACCGCACCGCTGAACTCCCCCCGGTCGATCTCGACGAGTTCGCCAAGATCCCGTTCATGGAACGGATGAAGATGCTGCAGCTCCACTGGGTGGAGCAGGGTTTCGGCACGCCGAAACAGACGGGCACCTTCTACGCCTGGAAGATCTTCCTCTACGCGCTGTTCGGGTTGATCTTCGCGGGTGCGTTCACCGCCGGACTCGAGTTCAACGACATCGGCGGCTGGTGGGACGAACCGATCCTCTACCAGAAGCTGATGATCTGGACGATCCTGATGGAGATCATGGGGCTCGCGGCCACGTGCGGCCCCCTGGCGTTCCACTTCGACCCACCGATCGGCGGGATCCTGTACTGGTGGCAGAACGACACGCTCCGGGTGCCGCCGTACCCGAACCACGTGCCGTTCACGAAGGGCAGCCGTCGCACCCCATGGGACACCGGGATCTACAAGCTGATCCTGGCGAGCCTGATCTTGCTGCTGTTCCTGTCGGGCGATCCGGTCGAAGGCTTACCCGAGGGTCGTGCCGGCATGCTCCCGCAGTGGGCGATCCTCATCTACTGCGGACTCATCATCACGATGGGGCTGCGCGACAAGGTGGTGTTCCTGTCGTCACGCGCCGAGCAGTACGTGCCGACGCTGCTCTGCTTCGGGTTGATGACCAACTTCGTCGACATGATCGTCGCGGCCAAGATCTTCATCGTCGTCGTGTGGATGGGTGCCGGGTTCTCGAAGCTCCAGCACGGGTTCTCCTCGACGGTCTCGATCATGGTGCAGAACACGCCGTGGGTGACGTCCGACAAGTTCCGCAAGGCGACGGTCAAGGACTATCCCAACGACATCCGGCCATCGAGAATCACGCACCTGATGGCGCACATCGGTGGAACCACCTGCGAGATCGTGATGCCGCTCGTGCTGCTCTTCTCGCCGTGGCCCTGGATGACCTGGATCGCGATCGTGTCGATCTGGGCGCTCCACACGTTCATCATCTCGACGTTCCCGCTCGCCGTGCCGCTGGAGTGGAACGTGTTCTTCATGTTCTGCGCAGCGTTCCTGTTCGGCAACTTCAAGGCCGGTGAGGGCTACGGCGTCGGCGACATGGATCCGTTGCTCCTGGCGGTCGTGGTCGGCGTCGCGCTGTTCCCGATCGTCCTCGGTGCGCTCCGCCCGCAGTACGTGTCGTTCCTGGTCGGGATGAAGCAGTACGCCGGCAACTGGGCGTCCGCCACCTTCTCGCTCCGCAACAAGGAGATCGAGGACCGCATCAACGAGAAGATCGTCAAAGCGGCCGACAACCAGATCGACCAGCTCGAGCCGCTGTTCGGCAAGGAGATCTCGGAGATCTTCATCCAGAAGGCCGTGGCGTTCCGGATGATGCATCCGATGGGTCGGATGCACATCTCCGGGCTGATGTGCCACGTCGACAGTCTCGACGATCGCATCCAGCGTGAGGGTGAGTTCTTGAGCAACGTGCTGACCGGCTGGAACTTCGGCGACGGTCACTGTCTCGACGAGCGACTGATCGCGGCGTGGCAGGAGCGCTGTGAGTACGAGCCCGGTGACGTCGTCGCCGTGTTCACCGAGTCGCAGCCGGCGTTCAGCAAGAAGGTCCAGTACCGGGTGATCGATGCCGCCCTCGGCACGGTCGAGAAGGGCTGGTACCACAACGACGACGCCTACCACGAGCAACCGTGGCTCCCGAACGGCCCGATCCCGCACACCGTCACCTGGCGGCTCGAGGACTATGAGCCGCAGGGCGTGCCGCACCCGGGCACCGGCGGCCGGTGA
- a CDS encoding hemolysin III family protein, giving the protein MSDTRGVTRFLPSTTPRLTDALLLDAPLGSPSRPSWRGRLHLFALVVAIPMLVLLTIESGAADARASVIIYATGLCSMLAVSTTYHRYVHTIRGRAAWRRADHATIFAAIAGTFSALAMSSFSAGPTIALLIVIWGAAAVGAAFKIFSFHRSSRFGAAMYIALGWAGVAIVPAVWQRGGPVSVGLLLGGGVLYTVGAIGFGRKWPTLRPETFSYHEVWHAFTIAAAGLHFAAVWTVAT; this is encoded by the coding sequence GTGAGCGACACACGAGGGGTCACGCGGTTCCTCCCGTCCACCACGCCGCGCTTAACCGACGCGCTGCTGCTCGACGCACCGCTCGGTTCGCCGAGCCGGCCTTCGTGGCGCGGCCGCCTCCATCTGTTCGCGCTGGTGGTGGCGATTCCGATGCTCGTCCTGCTCACGATCGAGTCCGGCGCTGCCGACGCTCGCGCCTCGGTCATCATCTACGCCACCGGACTGTGCTCGATGCTCGCCGTGTCGACGACGTACCACCGCTACGTGCACACCATCCGAGGACGTGCGGCGTGGCGTCGCGCCGATCACGCCACGATCTTCGCGGCGATCGCGGGCACCTTCAGTGCGCTCGCGATGTCGAGCTTCAGTGCCGGGCCGACGATCGCCCTGCTGATCGTCATCTGGGGCGCGGCGGCGGTCGGGGCGGCGTTCAAGATCTTCAGCTTCCACCGCTCCAGCCGGTTCGGAGCAGCGATGTACATCGCGCTCGGCTGGGCCGGCGTCGCGATCGTCCCGGCGGTGTGGCAGCGTGGCGGACCGGTCTCCGTCGGTCTGCTGCTCGGCGGTGGGGTGCTCTACACGGTCGGCGCGATCGGGTTCGGACGCAAGTGGCCGACGCTGCGACCGGAGACGTTCTCGTACCACGAGGTGTGGCACGCGTTCACGATCGCCGCCGCCGGCCTCCA